One genomic window of Gammaproteobacteria bacterium includes the following:
- a CDS encoding YbaN family protein encodes MNTFFRAILVACGTLFVALGFIGIFVPGLPTTPFLLLAAWCYARSSERFHRWLLSNRWFGEYIKNYQEGRGMRLRDKTLALLLMWTTMGWTILYIVPVWWGKLLLLAVALGVTIHLLRIRTLRPLTQDRDVAGGRFSKALDFDRE; translated from the coding sequence ATGAACACGTTTTTCAGAGCCATTCTGGTCGCGTGCGGAACTCTCTTCGTGGCGCTGGGGTTTATCGGCATCTTCGTGCCCGGCCTCCCCACCACGCCGTTCCTGCTGCTCGCGGCTTGGTGCTACGCGCGCAGCTCCGAGCGCTTCCATCGCTGGCTGCTCAGCAATCGGTGGTTCGGCGAGTATATAAAAAACTATCAGGAAGGCCGCGGCATGCGACTGCGCGACAAGACGCTCGCGCTGCTGCTGATGTGGACCACCATGGGCTGGACAATTCTGTACATCGTCCCCGTCTGGTGGGGCAAGCTGCTGCTGCTCGCGGTCGCGCTCGGCGTTACGATACACCTGCTGAGGATCAGAACGTTACGTCCCTTGACCCAGGATCGAGACGTTGCAGGGGGAAGGTTTTCGAAAGCACTGGATTTCGACCGCGAGTGA